cctccctactccccaccttCTCTTTTTACAGCTGGGatatcaatggggggggggggctgcctgcttGGCTATGTTATTTATTATGATGCAGCAGGTTCTATATTATTGGTGCACcatctgtttttaataatttatgAATcggcatttttattgttttagatgttttattagtgtgtgtatatatacatatacatacatacatatacatatacatatatatatacacacacacacacacacacacacacatacacacacacacacatatatatcagccaaaggccagcataaaatataaaatagacATCCTATGATAAAATGATACAGCTCCCGCTTACAGCATCTCGTCCATACTAATTAATCTTAAGGTTTGCCCATGACGTCTTTTttcttcataaatgccttccATTTCCAGCAAACATAAGACCAACATTTTGCTACGGAATATGAAATATAAGTCACCCTGTCTTCCAGTAGATATCCTACCAAGGAGGccatatatatatctatatatatatatatatctatatatatctatatatatctatatatctatatatatctatatatctatatctatatatatatatatatatatatatatatatatctatctatctatctatctatctatctatctatctatctatatctatatatctatatctatatctatatctatatctatatctatatctatatctatatctatatctatatatatgactgtccatatatatatatatataatatatatggaCAGTCATTACAATACAGGAAAGTTTTTTTGATCCCTTACAACTACTGAGTTACAGTTATGCCACCTTTGAGGAAAGATATTTGGATCCAGGGCAACAACTGAGTTACTGTTTTGTCCTTTGCACACTAAAAATCCGGATCTGACACATCACACAGCAGCCAAGGGTAGCAGGTAACTTCTCTTCCGTCCTAGAAAGGAACTCACCGTTATCAAACTTCCAGGCGATTGTGATACCCCCAATCTCAGAGTCACTGAACCTTAGGAGGAAGGTCCCATCTGGCTTGTTGATCAACAAATCGTGGGCCTGCTGCTTGTTGACAAAACCAAGGATAGCCCTGGAGGGAGGAAAAAGGGAAGAGAGTTAAGGCAGAGCTTGTGGTTGGGGGAAGCTTAGAATTCAAAGTGGGGGAGATTCTCACCCGTCGTTCCAATGCGGCTTCAAGTGTTTCTTCAGGACTTCCATCACCCCGTCAAACCACTGCCAGAATGTGTAATTTCGCCCCGGAAGGTTCTCCTggtgggacagagagaaagccaaACGTTTCCGCCTGCTCCCTTCAAGGTCTTGCCAATGCAGCCAGATAGTGAATACATCCTCCAATCCTGTGCTGAAGGTTTATGGGAAGCCCCCATGGGCAAAGATCACAGGCATGGCTGTGAATCAAAAGTGTAACATGCACACATCTCATTCTGGGGAACCAGCAtggcctagtggttaagagcagtggtttggagcagtggagtctgatctggagaaccgggtttgatttcccactcctccacatgagcggcagaggctaatctggtgaactccttTTTGAATCTCCTTTTTgaggagactcaagccggcttacaattgccttcccttgctctccccacaacagacaccttgtaaggtatgtggggctgagaggctttgtagcaaactgtgactagcccaaggtcacccagctggcttcatgtggaggagtggggaatgaaacccggttcaccagtttagagtccaccgctctttaaccactacaccacatttacAGGCCCCAGAACTCCCCACTCAGCCCTCAGAATGAAACTCGGCCCCACCTGGTTGCTAACCCCTTCATTTCCAAAGTCCCCCTGGCCTCCTTACTCGGTTGAACTGAGCCCAGGAGACAGCCATGTTGTTGTACTCTTCGAGGTGGTTAATGTTGCTGTTGAAGAGCTTCTGGGCCAGGAAAAGGAGGTTGTCCTTGGTGAGCCCTCGGCTGCTCTGCACCTCGGCCTTGAACTTCATGTTGAGTGCCTCGCACAGCTGGGACCACATGACCTTGTCCGGCACGGCAAAGGGCACGCGGCCGGGCTCGGCGAAGGCGTTGTCCCACAGCACCGTGGCGGTGGCGTTGTTGTCCTGGCTGCCGTGCACGATCACCACGACGGGAAGAGACAGAGTCTTCACCTGGAAGACCAACTCATTGCCGCCGACGCTGAACTGGGACTCGAAGAGGATGGTGAACTTCTCCTCGGTCACTGACTCGGCGCCGCGCCGGTCCGAACGCTTGATCCGCTTCAGCGACTGCGTGGTGAGGTGGGATGAGGGTGACAGGcacggggagggggaagaggagagatTGTCAAAGGCCTGGAAGAAATATGAAGTACCTGGGAACAGGTGGGGGCGACTAAATATGCTTGAACTCAAATATATAGCTAGGCCAATTTGCGGATGGAAAAAGTAGATTGCCGACTTTGGTCTGACTGGAGATTCTGGGTGCAAATAAGGATTTCCATTAAGGGCTGTGGCAGTGGAGGATGGAAGGAGCCATATACAGCCCTGAGGGAAGAGCAGAGAAATAGGGAAGGGGACAAGacgttttaaaaaaagatacaaaaccagtttcagagagtagccgtgttggtctgcggtagaacagccagattcaagtctagtagcaccgtaaagaccaacaggatttttgggCAAACGGAgctctggctctcaaaagcttatacctagggctgccaggtgcctgttaacggcaagcaattgcccaccaattaacaggcttgcccgccgcccctcagctgaccggcgggggaaacaggccagctaaaggatggcacaataatgtcccttccaaggtaaacctggaagcgacagggacgctctagcacgtcTCATTAAAACCgcctatggaaatcatagaagctaaaatgactaaactgaggctatcgtattttggtcacgtcatgagacgacaagagtcactggaaaagaccgtcatgataggaaaagttgagggcagcaggaaaagaggaagacccaacaagagatggattgactcaataaaggaagccacagccttcaatttgcaagatctgagcaaggctgtcaaagattttggaggactttcattcatagggtcgccatgagtcggaagcgacttgacggcacttaacacacacacacacacacacacacacatggaaatcatagagtttttggaggaatatgctagagcgccccagtcacttctgggttgagagggccgctctagcacattcctctgaaaactctatggcttccACAGAGTTTTTAGggacgtgctagagcatcctgtcacttctgggtttaccctggaagggacattattgggTGTGCACACTGTGCGCTTGCAAATCggcccccctccaaatctcccgcAGATGGCAAGGGGGGGGACTAGTAATATGCTTTtcagcaggggaaaaaaaagaaacatgtgGAACTGGAAAAACAAGGGTAGGATTCAATATCGGCATCCTATCGCTCACCATGTTGCGGAAGTGTGCGCTCAGCGTTCCAGTTGCCTGGTGATATTCCATCACACAGCAGTTGTTCAAGATATCACCACTGCTCTCGCTGCCAAAGGAACACAATAGAAGTTAGCAGAATATAAGCCAGTTTACCATGGGAGGCTCAGCACCTTCCTACTAAAGTTTATCAGGTGCAGAACTAAAGTAATATGCACCCAATAGAGACTCTGGGTTCTTGTTCATGTTTTAACAAAAAGCTCACTTATTAACTTAAGAGTTCGCTAACTATTCTAACCAAAGAAACATACAAATATCAGGACTGTAAGTTGGCTTTCTTTTTGGTAGCATGCCTGCCACCCCCAACAAAGCTTTGGTTAAGCGACAACGTCTTGGAACCATTCACCAACACTCTAATTCCTTGGGAGAAAGCTGAGAGACCAGACTAAGTTAACAGAATCAGGCTGACTGCTTATTTCGTCATTTAATTGCTACAGCCTTCTCTGGCTAAGTCACTCAGTCTTCCCTGCCATATGCAATCCAGGGGGTGGAGGATGGGGTGGATGGGTGACATACTTGCGGGTGCTCTCGTTCTTGAGCAGGGCTTTGGCCTGCTGCTCGCTGATTATGGTGGCCTTCACTTGAGGGGGGTTCATGTGCACGTTTAACTTCCCACCGACCAGAAGCCGCACTGTGGCTGCAAACTTGGTTTGGGTTTTCAGCACCTGGGGAGGCTGCTTTTCGATAATGaaggtgctggggaggggagagagaaacagaaggAGCAGTTAGTACACTGAGGGATTGGAAAGAATTCCCCTGACATAACTAGTTGTTGCCACTCAGGGTTCCCGAGCTCTCTTGTTATGCTTCTGGCAAGAGTGCTGAAATTCATGAGGACTCCTTCGCATGAGACAGGAAACGAGGGTCTGCTGCTCTCCAAGGATAACACTACAACATTAGCAGGGAAGCTGCATGTctgcaagagccagtgtggtgtagtggttaagagcggcggattctaatctggagaaccaggttcgattcccactcctccacatgaagactgctgggtgaccttgggctagtcacagttctctccgaactctcagcctcacctacctcacaaggtgtctgttgtggggaggggaagggaaggcgattgtaagccgctttgagactccttaaaggtagagaaaatttgggtataaaaaccaactcttcttcttctactactgtggCTTGGAGCCTAGAATGAGCTCTGTGCACGCTAACTAGTCTCTGCCCTGAAGTGTGCTTACTCTTGTGCTTGCGCTTCCTTTCATCTGTCTAGGATGATCATCTGCTGTTTGCAGAGCAGGGCCAGGGTTTTCAGTAAGCCCTTGCACAAACGGAAGAGCtggcagaagagaaagaaagctGCATGGCAGACACTATTTAGCCACAGGGAACTTTTGCTCTTAAGATCTAAGCCTGTTGTTTCTTTTGAAGGAGACCATGAATACAAGCATGGACAACCCCATATTAGGTCAAAATACACAAATGACAAAATGTCATTCTTGCTTAAACAGAGACTCGAATTTCCTCAGTCATTACAATCTCTAACAGCGCTACAGGGCACACTTTTTGGAAATTTTACTCGGCTGCTCTTAACATGTTTTATCAAACTATAACCTTGAACCAACATCAGTTAATTTTCGCTTTTAAAATATCTGTTTACCTGTTTGAACCTCTGACCTCCTTCACCATCCAGTATGTGTAACTACTAATTCTGTTGATTTATGACCGGATTCTGATCTGCCTGTTCTACATCAACtcatgccactcatgtggaggagtggggaatcaaacccggttcctcagattagagtctgctactcttaaccactgcatcacccTGGTTCTCAGAGCTGAGTGCTATTGATCTGGTATCTATTTCCCAACTCTAGGCCACCCATCCTCACACTCTTCCCAGAAAAAGCTCTTTCAGCAAAGATGCCCCATCCCCAGGTGGATTACCTAGTGACCAGGGCAGAAATGATGTCAGTGATAGTGCTGTTGAGCTCTGCCAGCATCTCCTCAATAGGCCCGGGAATGGGTAGCTGTTGGCACAGGTGTTCGGCACGACGCACTTGCTGCCGGTTCTGGCAAATGATCTCGGCCAGCTTCTCACACCTGGGGAGAGAAGAAGTAGTCTGGAAGCTATAGTAGAGAGGTGGCCAATCCAGAAGGCGTTTCCCAGGTATGCTCAGGTGGCTGCCAAAACATCCTCACCACAACCATGCGTTGGATAAAGTATATGTGTGCATAGGGGCACTACAAAGAAAAAGTGTGGATAAGGGGCACCGCTTCCAGCTACCACCACTATCTAGATTCCAGTGGGCGTTTATTCCTTATCTCACAATCCCTTGTCTCCAAAAATCACCATTACTGTAATCTGGTCTGGATTTAAGGTTGGTCCCACACCAGCCTTTTAGTGTGGAATTGCCACAGTTAATCAATGGACAATCCAAATGACACTGTAGTTGGTTAACTACATTGCGGAATTTTCTGAATTGTGCTTCcatcttgttttttttaacaaaacaaaattgtAGCACCAGGCTGTCTCATTCAGCCACTCAAAATGCTACCGAGGTTTCTCCTGTCAACGTTTATTGGCTTAATTAACTACTCCTGGCTCTTTGGGGAATTCATAAATCAATTGAAAATTACCTGCTCTTGCTTTCTTGGGGGCAGAAGGCATTTAAGTATGGGTTTTGCACTTCGTAGTCAGGGAAAACCATtaacattaaaaagaaattagGGTCGTTATTTTGTAatcataaaatggagaagggctgAATATTGTAAGTCaccctggggagaaaagtggggtataagtgaagtaaataaaagagATTATGAGCAATGACCTTGACTGTCTACAAAATGAAAATCGCTCTTTCAGCCTGTTTATTAATGAGTGCCATGGGAATCTGCCAGCTGGGAGAAAAGAAGTAGTAATCAGGCTGAAAACAAAGGTAAAATATCTGGCCTGTGggaatgtgttgtgtgtgtgtgtgttttttttttacagaaaataaattttggggagcactgaaaaaactCTTACATACTTTTTCTTTTGGAATGAACAAAACATGCCAAGGCTGCACTTGGTGCAACTTCTGGAAACTCTCTCTGTATCACTTCAGTACCTGGCGTATTTGCAGtattgcttgtagaaaactaacaatgccatcctaagtagaattacacctgtctaagcccactgacttcaatgggcttagaagggtgtaaatctgttttGGATGACGCtgtaaagcattttttaaaattacattagcATGCCAATTAGTATAATTTCATATGCTAACTAAGTTATACGTTATGTATTTTCTGTTGTTAAAGCAACAGATTtaaggtccccccctccccgcgtgCTGTAAAGCtttctggaaattttatatcTCTTAGTGCAGTGCCCTTTCTCAGTTCTGCTGAAAGTAGGAAAGGGGATTCTTTAAGCAGTTGCAAGGAGGTAGCACCCCGGTACCAACCGGGCTCACCCACATCCACCCGCTAGCTACGGCAGGATACTAAGTAAGTTGCACTTCAATGCTGCCTTGCAATAATGCTATAAAAAGAAATGTGATACAGTAGTGCAATCCTttcaaattattttatatattaactGCATGCCACCATAATTGTGCTTTTATTTGATTACCTGATTGTGATTGCAGTTTATTTTTATGGGCGATGCTGTAAAGACCAACTGCTGAATCAACAATACATGTAACCTGAATCTGCGTTAACACTGGGACTGCAGGACAGAAAAGGAGACAGTGACGGATGTTACTGTACCATGCACAAAACTCTGCGGCCTTACAGGCAGACCGATTGTGACGAGGGACAAGATGGAAGTCCGCAACTCTCCATGGGAAACATCTGAGAAGGCAGAATTGGGCTCCTctggggtagctgtgttagtcaagtgagctctgactcacgaaagcccatacgGGAACAAATGCTGTTAGTCCTTAAAGAGCCACTATTTGGCTCGGTTCAGACACAAAGCATGCGGGTCAGCTGGGAGAAGCCATCCCCTCTTCTGCCCTCTGTTCCCTCTCCACCACACCATGGCTACCCACCAGGCTTGCAGGCCGTCTAAAGGGCCCTCGGGGGGGCCACCGTTCCCCGCTAGCTGCTGCCGCCTTTTCCACTGGATCAACTCGTCGTCTAGGATGATCGTCTGCTGTTTGCGGAGCAGGGCCAGGGTCTGCTGGTGCTTTTCAGCCAGCtcctgaaggaggaggagattgGCTCGTTAGAGGGCAGGGGCACAAGGCTGAactgggagaggggaaagggaacaGAGGGTCGGGAGCTGGGAGTGCTCACCACGCGATACTGCTGTAGCGTCTGAGCCTCGCGGTGCAACCACGCTTCCAACGATGACTTCTTCTGCTGCAAAGTGGGCTCCCGGGCCATGCGCTCCTGGGGGCTCAGCTGGGAAAGCTGAGTGTactgggctgggaggggggaaggagaaagaattAAGCTCCACCGTGGCAACCTAAACTGCCTCTCACACCCAATTATGTCAGAAATGGATGCCTTCTATCCACTCTTCAGCCGCAATGTCAGAATTGTGGAAGAGACCAATGTAGCTAAGGCCAGAGCACATTTAAGAAACCTGTATGCCCCCCCTCCAGACCTACTGGAGGCCAGTTTACAACCACaacaatcaaacaaaaccaaTCAGGACAGGAAAACAAATCAACGAAGCAAACGACTAATAAAggcagagtatcccttatcctgacatcccatatctggactgatccaaaaaccagacccttcaaGCCAACCGAGCCGgaatccgtgctgcctgctttcaatgtttcctctcacttaaaaaaataaaatacagtgtacactgcatcataggtggagactgaaagcctcccgttgttagtttgtttgttgatgctcttgtttaacagctgatacaggtattctggtgagatggctacacctttgctttctgatggttcaatgtacacaaaattattaaaaatactgtttaaaattacattcaggctatgtgtataaagtgtatataaaacgtaaatgaatttgggtcccattcccaaggtatttcattatgtatatgcaaaaattccactacacggaaagatccaaaatacagaacacttctggtcccaagcagtccagataaaaGATACTCAAACCGTAGTAAATATCTTGAAATGCAAAGAAACATTTCTCCTAATAATTCTGACTAATTTAAAAAGAGGATATGATGTGTCGCAACAACAGAAAATTTGGCAAACATTTATTGTCAAAACTTCATAATTTatatgtttgtgggcttcctagaggcacctggttggccactgtttggacagactgctggacttgatgggccttgtgtTTTCTTATGCtttcttttcttatgtacttataacTTTATAATATAAACTGTCTTGTTTTTGGGGAAAACAGTTCCATAAGAACAATCCTAGCCAACTAAAAAGGCACATAAATCAAAATAGTCTGAAATGACATTGATAAAATTGTCCTCAGGCTCGGAGCAGACCATGAAACCCCCGAAAAGAAACCCATTAGTCCAAAGCCTGGATAGATGTTTTGGCTTAGCACTTAAAGGAACATAAAGTAGGTGCAGGTGATCCTTagtgggagggcattccaaaggagagAATTAAAAGGTAAAGTGTGCTACCAAAGTGCAACCCACTCATGGTGACCTCATGAAGTTTCCGTATCTCATGGgtttttttcaaagcaagagataagcagaggtggtttgttgccTTCCTGGACccagcagccccagtcttccttggtggtctctcctcCAAGTACCTATCTGGaatagcttctgagctctgatgagagcaggctagtctgggctatcagggctgCTGGAGGACAGATGCCGCCATAGAAAaaccctgtctctggtcaccacctGGCTTACTTCTTCAGGGGGAGGTACAGAGAGCAGGGACTGGAGAAGAGAACCTTTGCTGACAGGTTGGACAATGTGGGAGGAGGAAGACTGAGTATTATCCCACTCGCCTCTCCCCTCCAGCCCCGATGCACACCTTGTAGGCGAAGGCTCTCCTGGTACTGGATAATGAAGTATTCCTGTGTCTGCTGAAGCTTTTTCAGCTGGCTCTCGGTGTCCTGAGTGACCAAGCGCAGCTCCTCGAAGGTCTGGTTGATTTGCAAGTGCTTCTGGGAGAGGGCATCGGCCGGACTGCTAACTTGGGAGAGGCTCTGAGGAAAACAGGCGAAAAGAAGGGATGATAAGAGGGTGGAACTGTCACGCGAAGAAGACAACGGCTCCAGAGCTACTTCTGGCACACCTGGATAAGCTTCCATGCAGCAGAAAAAATTTCACGTAGACCCTCCCGCCCTTCCCAACGGATATGCCATACTCACATCTGTGGCTTCTCGCACCAAGCGCTGCTCGTGGTAGAGGATGTGTCGGATGCAGCGGACCAGCTCCATAGGGCAACGCTCGTACGTGCTCTAAGCAGAAAGAAAGAGCGGATGACCTGAGACTTTGGGACAGGAGGTGCGTGGAGGAGCCACCTGAATAACCATcttcctctcctggtatacccccacaAGAATGTTACGTTCAGTTGAtcataatctgttggtggtccctggccctaggagtgcgcggctgtcctcgatgagagccaggactagtggaatgctctgcctagtaacatcagggccctgcgggaccttaaaagagttccgcagggcctgtaagacagagctattccgccaggcctacaactgagggtaGCCGCAggtgtcatctgtgctggcctccatACCACCCCCCTTTCTTCATCATTGACTCTGCACTGGCATTGATTTGAGAGGGCCCTGCCTGCTTACAGCCTTCCAGGGAGTGATTACGGTACAGTGCACCATCTATGGCTTTAGCAGTAATAAGATTATGGGAGCATGTTTTTATTGTTCTTAActgttttattgatatatttatattGAAGTCGTGTTTGATTTTTATGGTTGTCGCCTGCCCTGAGCCTAGCCTTGGCCAACGACGGCGGGCTATAAatgagatagacagacagacagacagacagacagatagacggACGGACAGACGGATGATAGATGGATTGATAGATATAGATGATAgacagatgatagatagatagatagatagatagatagatagatagatagatagatagatagatagatagacagacagacagacagacagatagatggatggatagatggacagATGATAGATGgattgatagattgatagattgata
This genomic window from Euleptes europaea isolate rEulEur1 chromosome 18, rEulEur1.hap1, whole genome shotgun sequence contains:
- the LOC130489781 gene encoding signal transducer and activator of transcription 5B, whose protein sequence is MAVWIQAQQLQGDALRQMQALYGQHFPIEVRHYLSQWIESQPWDSIDMDNPQEGAKATQLLEGLIQELQKKAEHQVGEDGFLLKIKLGHYATQLQSTYERCPMELVRCIRHILYHEQRLVREATDSLSQVSSPADALSQKHLQINQTFEELRLVTQDTESQLKKLQQTQEYFIIQYQESLRLQAQYTQLSQLSPQERMAREPTLQQKKSSLEAWLHREAQTLQQYRVELAEKHQQTLALLRKQQTIILDDELIQWKRRQQLAGNGGPPEGPLDGLQAWCEKLAEIICQNRQQVRRAEHLCQQLPIPGPIEEMLAELNSTITDIISALVTSTFIIEKQPPQVLKTQTKFAATVRLLVGGKLNVHMNPPQVKATIISEQQAKALLKNESTRNESSGDILNNCCVMEYHQATGTLSAHFRNMSLKRIKRSDRRGAESVTEEKFTILFESQFSVGGNELVFQVKTLSLPVVVIVHGSQDNNATATVLWDNAFAEPGRVPFAVPDKVMWSQLCEALNMKFKAEVQSSRGLTKDNLLFLAQKLFNSNINHLEEYNNMAVSWAQFNRENLPGRNYTFWQWFDGVMEVLKKHLKPHWNDGAILGFVNKQQAHDLLINKPDGTFLLRFSDSEIGGITIAWKFDNADRMFWNLMPFTTRDFSIRSLADRLGDLAYLQFVYPERPKEEVFSKYYTPVLAKAVDGYVKPQIKQVVPEFLPPSGDSSGGGPTYMEQAPSPAVGSSSHYNLYPQNFDPILDTEGECDLEDSMDVARHVEELLRRPMDSQWISHAQS